The following DNA comes from Spirulina major PCC 6313.
AATTTCCTGCACCTTCCCCGCTCCCACCACGGTTTGGGGATGGGGTCGCGCCCGTTTCTGGATGATGGTTTCCAACACATCCCCCCCCGCCGTATCAATCAACCGCCCCAATTCGGCCAGGCGGTCCTCCACTGTTTGCCCACCGTCCCCGGTATCCAAACCAATCAGCACGACGCGATCGTGATCGCTGTCCACCTGCTGAGCAGTAAACTCCCGCTCAAACTCCGCCTCTAACCCCTCCACCAGGTCTAAAAAGTCCTGCTCGGCGAGGTCTTCAATTCGGGTCGCGGCAGACACGGCCCAAGGGTCGCCATCGGGTTGCGGCAACAGATGCGCCACATAGGCCGCCTCAACATAGCCCGTCACGCCCCCGCCCCGCCGCTCGAACCCATCCCCCGTCAGGGTCAATTCCACCAAGGCATCTAATCGCTGCACCACCATCGCTGTCAGGTGTTCCTCGCTGGGGGGCGTGTCTTTCAAGCTGGTGGCGACGCAGCGAATCCCACACAGCCGCTCTGCACCGTAGCGGGGTAATTCCGACGGCGGGATCTGGGTTTGACGAGGGGAGCCGATCCCAACCCGGATCACCTGGCCGCGTCGATTCACGTAGGCGCAGAGGGGTTGGCGAATTTCGGTGCTGATGGCGGCGAGGCGCTGGGCAAAGTCGGCGGTGGTGAGGCAGTCTTGGGGGAGCCGCTGTTGATAGAGTCGCCGCAATTGTTTGATGTGGCTGGATTTTAGCCCTTGGGTGCTGCCGTAGATTGTATCGATGGTGGGTTTGGGGTAAGTGAGTATAGATCAGCCATCATTGTAATCAGAGATGCCCACGGAAGATCAAGACAGGACGCGATCGCACCTTGGCCCTAGTGTCTTGTCTAGCTTAAAAAGGTGAGTTGTTATCCAGAGGGGTGAGGGTCGTCGAACCCCGGAGCACCAGACTTCGACTTCGCTCAGTCTTCAAGTTACTTGCCATCTGAGGCTAGACAGTCCACTAGGGCAGCGTCAACGCCAAGAATTAGGCTGCTTGTAGGGTGCTGTTAGCGCAGCGTAACCCGCCGTCACCATGAGCTTTGGCTATTCAAGACGATCCGAATATCACGTCTTGACTCTGCCCCAGTCTTGCCGCCGCCATCGCTCAAACCCTCGCAGCGTTGAGCCTCCAGGGGCTAGCGCTGCCTTGTCTCACGGGACTTTCTGCAATTGATTGTAGGTGGCGGCCAGGGTTTGGCCGCGTTGACTCCAACTGTAGAGGGTTTTAACCCGCTCTTGACCCGCTTTCCCCATTTGCTGCCCTAATTCCGGTTGGGTGGCTAACTGCTGTAGGGCTGCGGCCATGGCTTGCACGGCTTGCTCTGGATTTAGGGCCGGAATCTTAAACCCGGTTTCTGGGACAACTTGGCGATCGGGCCCCCCTAGGGCGAGGCAGATCACGGGCCGACCGGCGGCCATGGCTTCTAAACAAACCCAGCCGCCGGAATCGTGGAGGCTGGGATGGATGAGGGCGTGGGATTGGCTGAGATAGGCGATCGCTTGATCACGGGGCACGCGGCCGGTGAATTTCACCTGGGACCCCACACCCAAGTCTTGGGCCAGTTGGGTGAGGTGCGATCGCTCCGGCCCATCCCCCACAATCCAATATTCCGCCGTCGGCACCTGAGCCGCCGCAAAGGCACGAATTCCCAAATGAATCCCCTTCCAATGCAACAGCCGCGCCATCGTAATCGCCCGCAACGGCTCCGGCGCGGGCCATTCACAGGCCGCCAAGCGTTCAATTTCCGCCGCCGCCATCCCCGATTCCGGCGCAAGCTCCACCGCCGGACAACCCAGTTTTTTGAGGCGATCGGCGGTGTCGGTGGTGGTGGCCTGTACCCGCTGACACCGCCGCGCCGTCATCCCCGTGAAGGGGTCAAGCTCACCAAGGCGATGGGCCAAGACCCGCACCCATTCGTACACCTTGGCCCGCAGGCTGAAATCTTGCCAAAACGCCGCCGGAGCCATTTCGCCACCCCCCACCGGCCCCCAGAGCATCGGAATCGGCAACAACGATAAAAAGCTCGGTGTGGAATAGCGCACATAGGTGACGTGATGGATCGCATCAAACATCACCTCTTGATGGCTCTGTTTGGCAACAAAATAGGCGCGAATCTGCCAGAGATAGTAGTGAAGATGAACCCCGAAGAGCGATCGCTTCCACACCCCCTCCCCCCACACCGGACAATCAATCACCTGCACATTGGGAATCGGATTCTGCGCCAACTCTTCCCGAATCAGCGCCACATTATCCTGACGGGTCAGCAACCACACCTGATGATACTGCGCCACTTCCCGCATAATATTCCAACCCACTCCCGGTTCAGACCCCATATGCGGGCGACAGGCATAGGCAGAGATGAGAATTTTCAAGGGTTTCATCAAAACACGCCTCTTCATGGATCAACCTTGGCAAAGTTTAACCCATCCCCTCAATCCTTGAAATGATCCATGGGGCCTTTGAATGGGGTTAAAGGGCTTGACGTGAGAGATGCGATCGCAGCACCGCAAATCCATCATGGCACCGCCCAGACAGGCAGAAGATGCGAGAAATCATTACGAAAATACTCGATAGCTTGAAAGCCCTGAGGTTTTAACCCAGGGATGAAAAGCAACGGCGAATTTATTCGCCTTTACCCAGATAGGTAACAAGCTGCTAAAGTAGTCCAATGCCACAAGTCACGACTACCCTCAAGCTCAAGTTCCTTGACCTCAACCAGGTCAAGGCCGACTTGTTTGCCCAGACGACTGCGGAATGTACCGCTCTGGCAAACAGGTTGCTTAAGATGCCCCTGACTGAGCGGCGCAAGCTAACCACGGCAAAAGTTGTCACCGCTCTATCTTCGGCCCTGGCTAATCAGGTGATCCGCAATGCAACGTCTAAGTCTGCCAAAAAGGTTAAACAGTATCGACTGATGCTGCCTGAGGTTAACAAGCAGAACTGGAAAGTGGCCAAGGTGGGTGATACCTACTCGCTCAGTTTCCCCACAATTAAAGGGGTGAAGCGAGTGCCCTTAGAGATAGCGCATCCCCATCACGCAGCAGTGCTAGACAGGCTGTTGGTGAGGGATGAAGCCCTTGAAAAGGGGTCACTCAAGCTAGCCAAGCGCCGGGGTCAGTGGTATGCGCTGTGCAGCATCACCCAGGATGTTCCTGAGGTGAAATCAGTGCATCGGGTGGGTTGTGACCGTGGACAGAACAACGTCGCCGTCGTTGCCACCCCTGAAGGGAAGTCAATTTTCTTCAAGGGTGGTGAGGTCAAGCATCGGCGCAGGCGGTTCCAAACACTGAGGACTGAGCTACAGAAGGCTGGCAAAAAGCGGGCTATCAAAAAGCTCAACAATAAAGAGTCTCGTTGGATGCGTGAAGTTAATCACGCCATCAGCAAGGCGATTGCTCGGTTTGCGGACTACCATAATGCCGATGTGGTCATGGAGGATCTGTCCGGATGCCGGGGTACGATGCGGCAGTCCAAGCAACAGCGGGCTGATGCTGGCAATAACCGCCATCGATGGGCCTACTATGACCTACAGCTAAAGACGGCGTACAAAATGGAGTTATTGGGTAGGCAGCTAATTCTGCGCCCTGCTCCGTACACTAGTCAATCAGACTCACGCAACGGCATTCTAGGGAAGCGAAGTGGTCACACCTTCACGGGGTTTGACGGCTGGCAAGCGAACAGCGATTGGAACGCTGCCCGGAATATCGCTAAGTGGGATGGATTTGCATGTCCTCTGGGGCTATACGTTCCAGGGGATGGGGTCTTTGACAGCCCCCAGGACTCCGGTTCTCCCTCGGCTTCAGGTCGTGCAGAAATGCAAATGGGAAACTCAGTGAATACGCAGCGGTAAGCGTGCTGCTGTGGGCTAGAACTGAGAATCCCCGCTCCTTTTGGACGGGGAGTGTCAACAATTATTAAAATTGATTTGATTGCCTAAAAACATCGTTATGATCCTAGGCCATACAGTATTCACATCAACTCGCCACAGCCCGAAATGATATGACGACCACTCAGGACAAGTACAATCGCACGTCAGAACAGATCCGTCTGCATTACGAAACCGAAAAGCGTCTTGCCCAACGTTTGCGGCAGTCCACGAAGGCAGAACGCCAACATCTCTATAGTGAAGTCTACGATGAACTGTATCGCACCATCACCTTTGAGCCTCTCGTTGAACGCAGCAAAAACGCAGAAGCACAAGCCTGGGTCGCTAACTATCGCATGGATCTGCTGCGTCCGTTTCTCAGCCCCGAAAAAACCTATGGTGAAGTGGGACCGGGGGACTGTTGCGTCGCGCTAGCCGTGCAGCCTTTAGTGAAGAAAGTGTATGCTATTGATGTTTCGGCGGAAATTTCCAAGTCCGTGACCTTTCCTGAAAACTTTGAATTGGTGTTATTTGATGGCTGTAATATTCCCTTACCGGATAACAGTTTAGATGTGGCCTATAGTAACCAAGTGATTGAGCATCTACACCCCGATGATGCCGCCGACCAAATCAAAAGTATTTATCAAAAAGTGGCTCCTGGCGGCTATTTTATTTGCATTACC
Coding sequences within:
- a CDS encoding glycosyltransferase, whose product is MKPLKILISAYACRPHMGSEPGVGWNIMREVAQYHQVWLLTRQDNVALIREELAQNPIPNVQVIDCPVWGEGVWKRSLFGVHLHYYLWQIRAYFVAKQSHQEVMFDAIHHVTYVRYSTPSFLSLLPIPMLWGPVGGGEMAPAAFWQDFSLRAKVYEWVRVLAHRLGELDPFTGMTARRCQRVQATTTDTADRLKKLGCPAVELAPESGMAAAEIERLAACEWPAPEPLRAITMARLLHWKGIHLGIRAFAAAQVPTAEYWIVGDGPERSHLTQLAQDLGVGSQVKFTGRVPRDQAIAYLSQSHALIHPSLHDSGGWVCLEAMAAGRPVICLALGGPDRQVVPETGFKIPALNPEQAVQAMAAALQQLATQPELGQQMGKAGQERVKTLYSWSQRGQTLAATYNQLQKVP
- a CDS encoding RNA-guided endonuclease TnpB family protein, giving the protein MPQVTTTLKLKFLDLNQVKADLFAQTTAECTALANRLLKMPLTERRKLTTAKVVTALSSALANQVIRNATSKSAKKVKQYRLMLPEVNKQNWKVAKVGDTYSLSFPTIKGVKRVPLEIAHPHHAAVLDRLLVRDEALEKGSLKLAKRRGQWYALCSITQDVPEVKSVHRVGCDRGQNNVAVVATPEGKSIFFKGGEVKHRRRRFQTLRTELQKAGKKRAIKKLNNKESRWMREVNHAISKAIARFADYHNADVVMEDLSGCRGTMRQSKQQRADAGNNRHRWAYYDLQLKTAYKMELLGRQLILRPAPYTSQSDSRNGILGKRSGHTFTGFDGWQANSDWNAARNIAKWDGFACPLGLYVPGDGVFDSPQDSGSPSASGRAEMQMGNSVNTQR
- a CDS encoding class I SAM-dependent methyltransferase; its protein translation is MTTTQDKYNRTSEQIRLHYETEKRLAQRLRQSTKAERQHLYSEVYDELYRTITFEPLVERSKNAEAQAWVANYRMDLLRPFLSPEKTYGEVGPGDCCVALAVQPLVKKVYAIDVSAEISKSVTFPENFELVLFDGCNIPLPDNSLDVAYSNQVIEHLHPDDAADQIKSIYQKVAPGGYFICITPNRLSGPHDISQYFDQVATCFHLKEYTTTELYHVLRDAGFQRVWLYKSRKTQNIKIPLNGVTLPIISLLESVTDLLPFALKRKVASLPLLFRSITLVSQKR